A part of Rhinolophus ferrumequinum isolate MPI-CBG mRhiFer1 chromosome 11, mRhiFer1_v1.p, whole genome shotgun sequence genomic DNA contains:
- the STX3 gene encoding syntaxin-3, with product MKDRLEQLKAKQLTQDDDSSEVEIAIDNTAFMDEFFSEIEETRLNIDKILEHVEEAKKLYSIILSAPIPEPKTKDDLEQLTSEIKKRANNVRNKLKSMERHIEEDEVRSSADLRIRKSQHSVLSRKFVEVMTKYNEAQVDFRERSKGRIQRQLEITGKKTTDEELEEMLESGNPAIFTSGIIDSQISKQALSEIEGRHKDIVRLESSIKELHDMFMDIAMLVENQGEMLDNIELNVMHTVDHVEKARDETKRAVKYQGQARKGAMIDRIENNMDQSVGFVERAVADTKKAVKYQSEARRNPIFLQPGVATLSSDGNGV from the exons AAGCAGCTGACACAGGATGATGACTCCAGTGAGGTTGAGATTGCCATTGACAACACAGCTTTCATGGACGAGTTCTTCTCTGAG ATTGAGGAAACTCGGCTCAACATTGACAAGATCTTGGAGCATGTGGAGGAGGCTAAGAAACTCTACAGTATCATTCTGTCTGCGCCGATTCCAGAGCCAA AAACCAAAGATGACCTAGAGCAACTCACAAGTGAGATCAAGAAAAGGGCCAACAACGTCCGGAACAAACTGAAGa GCATGGAGAGGCATATTGAAGAAGATGAGGTCCGCTCGTCAGCAGACCTCCGCATTCGGAAATCCCAG CACTCCGTCCTCTCCCGGAAGTTTGTGGAGGTGATGACCAAATACAATGAGGCTCAGGTGGACTTCCGTGAACGCAGCAAAGGGCGAATCCAGCGGCAGCTCGAAATCA CCGGCAAAAAGACCACAGATGAGGAGCTGGAGGAGATGTTGGAGAGTGGGAACCCTGCCATCTTCACTTCCGGG ATCATTGACTCCCAGATTTCCAAGCAAGCCCTCAGTGAGATCGAGGGACGGCACAAGGACATCGTGAGGCTGGAGAGCAGCATCAAGGAGCTTCATGACATGTTTATGGACATCGCCATGCTGGTGGAGAACCAG GGTGAGATGTTAGACAACATAGAGTTGAATGTCATGCACACAGTGGACCATGTGGAGAAGGCACGAGATGAAACTAAAAGAGCCGTGAAATACCAGGGTCAGGCCCGGAAG GGAGCCATGATTGACCGTATTGAGAACAACATGGACCAGTCAGTGGGTTTCGTGGAACGGGCCGTGGCCGATACCAAAAAGGCCGTCAAGTATCAGAGTGAAGCTCGGAGG